The sequence CGGGTCATCCGGATTTTTGTCCGGGTGGAACTTAACAGCAAGCGATCGGTAGGCGCGTTTGATATCGCTGTCGTTCGCATTTCGCTGAACACCTAAAATTTCGTAATAATCCCGTTTGCTCATATCGTATCGAGAAAACGCCAGCCTGATCGCTCAAGCTGACGTTTTCTCATTATCACCAATTCAGTGGCCTATTCTCAAGTGCTCCGGAGGATCAGACCGCGGCGAGCATCGCCTCGGTGATCTTTGCGGCGGTCTCCTCGACCGTTTTCACAAGAGCTTCGAGTTCTGATTTGTCCGCCTCTTGGATCCGATCTTCCGCTGCGTTGAGCGTGCCGTTTGTCGCCTGTTGCTCCTCGAGAGGGAATGACCTGCCGAACTCAGCCATCGCCTTTCGGGCCGTCTTGACCATACCCTCGACCCTGTTGCGGAGCAGGATAAGTTCACGTTCTTCCTTATCGCGTTCAACGGAGGTCTCTGCTTCAAGTATCAGCCGTTCGATCTCCTCAGGCGAAAGTCCCGACGAAGGCATCACCTGCATCGCCTGTTCAAGCCCGGTCATTTTGTCCTGAGCCGAAACGTTCACTTGGCCGTTGGCATCTATCTCGAACGTCACGTCGATCTGTGGTACGCCGCGGGCCGCCGGCGGAATGCCGACGAGTTCGAATTTCGCGAGGCTGCGATTCTCTCTCGCGATCTCGCGCTCACCCTGAAGGATGTGGATCTGCACCGTCTGCTGATTGTCAACGACAGTCGTGAAGGTCATCGTGTTTCGCAGCGGAATCGTCGAGTTGCGGTTGATCAGCTTAACGTACAGCCCGCCTCGCGTCTCAAGCCCGAGGCTGAGCGGAAGTACGTCCAAAAGAACGATATCTTTCACATCGCCTGTGAAGACTCCGCCCTGGATGGCAGCGCCCATTGCGACCACTTCGTCCGGATTGATCTCGGACGAAGGCTCCTTTCCGAAGACTTCTGCAACCGTTCTTGAGATTATCGGAGACCTTGTCTGCCCGCCGACGAGGATGACCTTATCGATATCCTCAGGCTTCAGCTTTGCGTCCCAGAGAGCCTTTTGTGAAGGTTCGACAGTTGATTCGACAAGGTCGAGGATAAGTTCGTCCAACTTTTCGCGGGAAAGTGTTGCATTAATGTGCTTAGGTCCGGTTGCGTCCGCGGCGATGAATGGAAGACTGATATTTGTTTCCGTCACGCTCGAAAGCTCGCACTTTGCCCTCTCAGCTGCTTCTTTGAGTCGCTGGAGAGCAAGCCTGTCGTTCGAGAGGTCGATGCTCGTTTCGCTTTTGAAGTTCTCCAATAGCCATTCGATTATCCGTTGGTCAAAGTCCTCACCGCCGAGAAACGTATTACCTGACGTTGAAAGAACATCGAAAACGCCGTCCTTTATCTCGAGGATCGAGATGTCGAACGTGCCGCCGCCGAGGTCATAAACCGCGACTTTCTCGGACTTGTTCTTTCCAAAGCCATATGCGAGAGCTGCGGCGGTCGGCTCGTTGATGATCCGTTCGACCTCGAGTCCCGCGA comes from Acidobacteriota bacterium and encodes:
- the dnaK gene encoding molecular chaperone DnaK, with the protein product MSKVIGIDLGTTNCCVSVLENGTVQIISNKEGGRTTPSVVGFTDKDERLVGQIAKRQAVTNSANTLYAVKRLIGRKFASPEVEKMRSTVPFEIVEAPNGDAHIRVLGRVYSPPEISAILLQRLKQAAEEFLGDRITEAIVTVPAYFDDMQRQATRDAAKIAGLEVERIINEPTAAALAYGFGKNKSEKVAVYDLGGGTFDISILEIKDGVFDVLSTSGNTFLGGEDFDQRIIEWLLENFKSETSIDLSNDRLALQRLKEAAERAKCELSSVTETNISLPFIAADATGPKHINATLSREKLDELILDLVESTVEPSQKALWDAKLKPEDIDKVILVGGQTRSPIISRTVAEVFGKEPSSEINPDEVVAMGAAIQGGVFTGDVKDIVLLDVLPLSLGLETRGGLYVKLINRNSTIPLRNTMTFTTVVDNQQTVQIHILQGEREIARENRSLAKFELVGIPPAARGVPQIDVTFEIDANGQVNVSAQDKMTGLEQAMQVMPSSGLSPEEIERLILEAETSVERDKEERELILLRNRVEGMVKTARKAMAEFGRSFPLEEQQATNGTLNAAEDRIQEADKSELEALVKTVEETAAKITEAMLAAV